The following nucleotide sequence is from Acidobacteriota bacterium.
TGGCCAGGGGGACCTCGCGGGCCTTGCCGAGGCCGCAGCCCACGCGGCCCGCGCCGTCGCCCACCACCACCAGGGCGGAGAAGCTGAAGTTCTTGCCGCCCTTGACCACCTTGGTCACGCGGCGGATCGAGACCACCTGCTCCTTGAATTCCAGCTCGCTCACCGATCGCTCTTCCATGATCCCGCTCCTAGAACTGCAGGCCGCCCTTGCGGGCACCCTCGGCCACGGCCTTGATCCGGCCGTGGTAGACGTAGCCGCCGCGGTCGAAGACCACGGCCTCTATCCCCTTGGCCTTGAGGCGCTCGGAGACGATGAGGCCGATCTTCTCCGCCACGGACGTGTGCTTTCCGGACGTGGTGAGGGTCGCGCGAACGGTGGGCTCCAGCGAGGAGGCCTGGGCCAAGGTCGTTCCCGAAGCGTCGTCCACGGCCTGCACGTAGATGAACTTCCGGCTCTTGAACACGACCAGCCGGGGGCGTTCGGCCGTTCCCTCGATCTTCTTGAGGATGCGCACCCGGCGCCGTGCCCTCTTCTGCTTTCGATCCAAATGATTCAGCTTGCCCATTTCGTCACTCCGTCCGGCCTACTTCGCCGCCTTGCCGGCCTTGCGGATGATGGTCTCGTCCGAGTAGTGGACGCCCTTGCCCTTGTACGGCTCCGGCTTGCGATACGACCGGATCTGGGCCGCGATCTGGCCCACCTTCTGGCGGTCGAACCCCGTCACGACCACATGGGTGGACTTCTCCACCGTGATCTGGATCCCCTCCGGAATGGCGAGCGTGATCGGGTGGGAATGGCCGAGGTTGAAGACCACGTTGTTTCCGTCGAGGGTGGCCTTGTAGCCGACGCCCACGATGTCCAGTTCCTTCTTGAAGCCCTCGGTGACGCCCTTGACGGCGTTGGCCAGGAGGGCCCGCGTGAGCCCGTGGAGGGACCGGGCGGTCTTGGAGTCGTCCCCCCGGGACACCACCAGGCTGCCGCCGTCCACGGCGCAGGAGATGCCCTGCGGGACGGGGGTATCCAGGCTCCCCTTGGGGCCCGTCACCCGGACGGCCCCCTGTTCCACGGCGACCTTCACCGTTCCGGGGAGGGAGATGGGCTGCTTACCAACGCGAGACATGCGTTCCTCCTACCATACCGTGCACAGCAGTTCGCCGCCGACGCCTTCGCGCCGCGCCTGCTTGTCGGTGAGGACGCCGCGGGACGTGGTCAGGATGCCCGTTCCCAGTCCCCCGAGCACGGGGCGGATGTCGTCCCGCCCGACGTAGACCCGCCGGCCGGGGCTCGACTCGCGCCTCAGGCCCTCGATGACGGGGCGCCCATCGGACGAGTATTTGAGGTCCAGGCGCAGGATGCCCTGCTTCCCGTCCTCCGTGACCTTGAAATTGAGGATGTAACCCTCCTCCTTGAGGATCTTGGCGACCTCCACCTTGAGGGAGGAGGAGGGAAGCTCCACGAAGCTCTTCTTCGCGCGAAGTCCGTTGCGGATGCGCGTGAGGAGGTCGGCGATGGGGTCCGTCATACTCATGGCTTCACCTCACCACGACGCCTTGGTGACACCGGGGAGCTGGCCCTGGAGGGCGAGCTGGCGCAGGCAGCACCGGCAGAGCGCGAATTTTCGATAGTAGCCGCGGGGCCGACCGCACCGCTTGCAACGGTTGTGGTAGCGGACCGCGAACTTGGGTTTCTTT
It contains:
- the rplF gene encoding 50S ribosomal protein L6, with the translated sequence MSRVGKQPISLPGTVKVAVEQGAVRVTGPKGSLDTPVPQGISCAVDGGSLVVSRGDDSKTARSLHGLTRALLANAVKGVTEGFKKELDIVGVGYKATLDGNNVVFNLGHSHPITLAIPEGIQITVEKSTHVVVTGFDRQKVGQIAAQIRSYRKPEPYKGKGVHYSDETIIRKAGKAAK
- a CDS encoding type Z 30S ribosomal protein S14; protein product: MASIRAFAKMAKKPKFAVRYHNRCKRCGRPRGYYRKFALCRCCLRQLALQGQLPGVTKASW
- the rplR gene encoding 50S ribosomal protein L18, with translation MGKLNHLDRKQKRARRRVRILKKIEGTAERPRLVVFKSRKFIYVQAVDDASGTTLAQASSLEPTVRATLTTSGKHTSVAEKIGLIVSERLKAKGIEAVVFDRGGYVYHGRIKAVAEGARKGGLQF
- the rpsH gene encoding 30S ribosomal protein S8, whose protein sequence is MSMTDPIADLLTRIRNGLRAKKSFVELPSSSLKVEVAKILKEEGYILNFKVTEDGKQGILRLDLKYSSDGRPVIEGLRRESSPGRRVYVGRDDIRPVLGGLGTGILTTSRGVLTDKQARREGVGGELLCTVW